In Pseudomonas sp. DNDY-54, a genomic segment contains:
- a CDS encoding flagella synthesis protein FlgN produces the protein MEDTEVLQQLVDDIGTAQKLLELTNTEYQALAERNLATLEQLLTQKQTLLALLGQHGMLRSQTLVIAQLSPDQAGLAAFAARTPFGDEILLKAEQLNRILDACRDANERNGKLIRANQSAVGSMLQVLHGSSQTPDLYDRRGAAARSAHHRPLSQA, from the coding sequence ATGGAAGACACCGAAGTGCTTCAGCAGCTCGTTGACGATATCGGCACTGCACAGAAGCTTCTTGAGCTCACCAACACTGAGTATCAAGCGCTTGCCGAACGCAACCTGGCAACGTTGGAGCAGCTGCTTACCCAAAAACAAACTTTGCTTGCGCTGTTGGGCCAGCACGGCATGCTCCGCAGCCAAACGCTTGTTATTGCGCAGCTTAGCCCTGATCAGGCCGGGCTCGCGGCATTTGCCGCGCGCACGCCATTTGGCGATGAAATTCTTCTAAAGGCCGAGCAGCTCAACCGCATCTTGGATGCATGCCGAGACGCCAATGAGCGCAACGGCAAGCTCATCCGCGCTAACCAGAGCGCAGTCGGGAGCATGTTGCAGGTTTTGCACGGCAGCAGCCAAACGCCTGATTTGTACGACCGTCGCGGCGCAGCGGCCAGAAGTGCACATCATCGCCCGCTCAGCCAAGCATGA
- the flgM gene encoding flagellar biosynthesis anti-sigma factor FlgM: MVIDFNRPNSAVNSPSNGRTTNVQIAERPAQQAPADAPKNSGSAQASGESVQLSPEAQRLQQTTDKLNQQPAVDQERVAQIKQAIADGSYQVDNQRVASKLLAFESQR, encoded by the coding sequence ATGGTTATCGATTTCAACCGGCCCAACAGCGCCGTCAATTCACCTAGTAATGGGCGTACCACTAACGTTCAAATCGCTGAACGACCTGCTCAGCAAGCCCCCGCCGATGCGCCAAAGAATAGTGGCAGCGCGCAAGCATCTGGCGAAAGCGTTCAGCTCAGCCCGGAAGCGCAACGTCTCCAGCAGACCACCGACAAGCTTAATCAACAGCCAGCGGTCGATCAGGAGCGTGTAGCACAGATCAAGCAAGCCATTGCCGACGGTAGCTACCAGGTGGACAACCAGCGAGTTGCATCGAAACTGCTGGCCTTCGAAAGTCAGCGTTGA
- the flgA gene encoding flagellar basal body P-ring formation chaperone FlgA: MSKQTTFFRRPCKALHRAILVTAFFGLSPFADSASVTRPEQLIDATRGFLEREVTDYLQRSQIQARHEVEVNRLDPRLRLASCDRPLATKLESPAQPIGRTTVRVSCEGSAPWSVFVPAQVHLFREVIVARRPLTRESIIEHADVTLAERDVSLLNQGYLTALDQVLGSKLTRSALPDQVLAPTYISAAEVVRKGDQVVISAKNSTINVRMPGEALSDGALGSQIRVKNQRSGRTIRARVIGPGQVEVAM; the protein is encoded by the coding sequence ATGAGCAAACAGACGACTTTTTTCCGGCGTCCTTGCAAGGCGCTCCACCGTGCAATCCTGGTTACGGCTTTCTTCGGGCTGAGCCCGTTTGCAGATTCAGCAAGCGTGACGCGACCTGAACAGCTTATCGACGCAACCCGCGGGTTTCTTGAGCGGGAAGTGACCGACTATCTGCAGCGTAGCCAAATCCAGGCCCGGCACGAGGTAGAGGTCAACAGACTCGACCCCCGCCTGCGCTTGGCATCCTGTGATCGCCCTTTGGCCACCAAACTCGAAAGTCCAGCGCAGCCGATCGGCCGAACAACTGTGCGGGTCAGCTGCGAAGGCTCAGCGCCCTGGTCCGTCTTCGTTCCTGCACAGGTCCATTTGTTCCGTGAGGTAATCGTAGCTCGACGACCCCTTACGCGGGAAAGCATCATAGAGCATGCCGATGTCACCCTTGCCGAGCGGGATGTCAGTCTTCTTAACCAAGGATACTTGACTGCTCTAGATCAAGTACTGGGAAGCAAGCTCACCCGAAGCGCCCTACCCGACCAAGTGCTTGCGCCTACATATATTTCAGCCGCAGAGGTGGTTCGCAAAGGCGACCAGGTAGTGATCAGTGCGAAAAATTCGACGATAAATGTAAGAATGCCAGGGGAAGCATTGTCCGACGGTGCACTTGGCAGCCAGATTCGGGTCAAAAACCAACGATCCGGACGAACGATCAGAGCACGCGTCATCGGACCCGGCCAGGTGGAAGTTGCGATGTAA
- a CDS encoding chemotaxis protein CheV, which translates to MAGVLDSVNQRTQLVGQNRLELLLFKLDGKQLYGINVFKVKEVLQCPRLTVMPRSSPVVRGVANIRGNTLSILDLSLATGKPALQDLPNSFAIIVEYNTKVLGFLVRSVERIVNMNWESILPPPKGVGNDHYLTAVTQLDGQMVEIIDVEKVLAEVAPVSEVLSVTIADEETSSRASTSRVLIVDDSSVARKQIIRCLQNLGIDVVAQNDGRQALTYLQKMVAEGKKPSEEFVMMISDIEMPEMDGYTLTTEVRQDPAMRDIHILLHTSLSGVFNQSMVKRVGADDFLAKFQADDLANRVIERIRATDRK; encoded by the coding sequence ATGGCCGGTGTTTTGGATTCGGTAAACCAGCGTACCCAGCTGGTTGGGCAAAACCGTCTGGAGCTGTTGTTGTTCAAACTCGATGGGAAGCAGCTCTACGGTATCAATGTCTTCAAAGTTAAAGAGGTTCTCCAATGTCCGCGCTTGACGGTCATGCCTCGGTCTAGCCCCGTTGTGCGTGGAGTTGCCAATATTCGCGGCAACACACTGTCCATCCTTGACTTGTCTCTGGCTACCGGAAAGCCGGCGCTGCAAGACCTGCCCAACAGCTTCGCCATCATCGTTGAGTACAACACCAAAGTACTTGGCTTCCTGGTGCGCTCGGTTGAGCGGATCGTCAACATGAATTGGGAGTCCATTCTTCCGCCCCCCAAAGGGGTCGGGAACGACCATTATTTGACGGCCGTTACGCAGCTAGATGGACAAATGGTCGAGATCATTGACGTTGAAAAGGTGCTCGCTGAGGTGGCGCCTGTTTCCGAAGTGCTGTCGGTGACTATTGCGGATGAGGAAACCAGCAGTAGGGCTTCCACCAGTCGCGTGCTGATCGTCGATGACTCATCAGTCGCACGGAAACAGATCATTCGTTGTCTACAGAATCTCGGTATAGACGTCGTTGCGCAGAACGACGGTCGGCAGGCACTGACGTATCTGCAGAAAATGGTCGCGGAGGGGAAGAAGCCCTCTGAGGAGTTCGTGATGATGATCTCTGACATCGAAATGCCGGAGATGGATGGTTATACGCTGACCACCGAGGTGCGACAGGACCCTGCCATGCGGGACATTCACATACTGCTGCACACGTCGCTCTCGGGCGTGTTTAACCAGAGCATGGTCAAACGAGTCGGTGCTGACGATTTTCTTGCCAAGTTTCAGGCAGATGATCTGGCCAACCGAGTAATAGAACGGATCCGGGCTACGGATAGGAAATGA
- the cheR gene encoding protein-glutamate O-methyltransferase CheR, with the protein MSGDPDFEQFRVFLEKTCGILLGSNKQYLVSSRLNKLMEQQGLKTLGDLVRKIQAQPRGGLREQVVDAMTTNETLWFRDTYPFDVLRSRVLPELLKGAPGQRLRIWSAACSSGQEPYSLSMTLDEFERNSPSQPKTAVQIVATELSGTMLAASKAAEYDSLAIARGLSSERLQRYFDVKTPGRWVVKPAIRGRVEFRVQNLLDSYAVLGKFDIVFCRNVLIYFSADVKKDILKRIHATLKPGGYLFLGASEALNGLPELYQMVQCSPGIIYKAK; encoded by the coding sequence GTGTCAGGTGATCCGGATTTTGAACAGTTCCGAGTATTCCTCGAAAAGACGTGCGGCATCCTGCTGGGCAGCAACAAGCAATACCTGGTTTCAAGCCGGTTAAACAAGCTGATGGAGCAGCAGGGTCTAAAGACGCTGGGAGATCTGGTTCGCAAAATCCAGGCTCAGCCGCGCGGCGGTCTCCGTGAGCAAGTCGTGGATGCTATGACGACCAATGAGACGCTCTGGTTCCGGGATACTTATCCCTTTGACGTGCTCCGCAGTCGCGTGCTTCCTGAGCTGCTCAAAGGCGCGCCTGGGCAGCGGTTGCGAATATGGTCCGCTGCCTGTTCGTCGGGGCAGGAGCCGTATTCGTTGTCGATGACCCTCGACGAGTTCGAGCGCAATAGCCCAAGCCAGCCGAAAACAGCGGTGCAGATCGTGGCGACCGAACTGTCGGGGACAATGCTTGCTGCGTCCAAGGCTGCTGAATATGACAGTCTCGCCATTGCTCGAGGCTTATCGAGCGAGCGCCTACAGCGTTATTTCGACGTCAAAACACCTGGTCGCTGGGTCGTCAAGCCCGCTATCCGCGGTCGGGTTGAATTTCGGGTCCAGAACTTGCTCGATAGTTACGCGGTGCTGGGGAAGTTCGACATCGTCTTCTGCCGCAACGTGCTGATCTATTTTTCTGCGGACGTAAAGAAAGACATCCTCAAGCGGATTCACGCGACGTTAAAGCCGGGCGGTTACCTCTTTCTGGGGGCTTCCGAGGCACTGAACGGCCTTCCTGAGCTGTACCAGATGGTCCAGTGCAGCCCGGGCATTATCTACAAGGCGAAGTAG
- the flgB gene encoding flagellar basal body rod protein FlgB gives MSISFDKALGIHEKALGFRAQRAEVLANNIANADTPNYKARDLEFGSVLAAQQSKDQGGFGVATTSSKHIAAQGMEIADPGLRFRTPTHASLDQNTVDAQVEQAAYAENAIDFQASFTLLNSKFRGLMSALRGE, from the coding sequence ATGAGCATCAGTTTCGACAAGGCACTTGGCATCCACGAAAAGGCGCTTGGCTTCCGCGCTCAACGCGCAGAGGTGCTTGCCAATAACATCGCCAACGCCGATACCCCTAACTACAAGGCTAGGGACCTCGAGTTCGGTTCTGTACTCGCGGCTCAGCAAAGCAAGGACCAGGGCGGTTTCGGTGTCGCAACGACCAGTAGCAAGCACATCGCGGCGCAAGGGATGGAAATCGCCGATCCCGGTCTGCGTTTCCGTACACCGACACACGCCTCGCTTGATCAGAACACCGTTGATGCTCAGGTAGAACAGGCAGCCTATGCCGAAAATGCTATCGACTTTCAAGCAAGTTTCACCTTGCTCAACAGTAAGTTCAGGGGGCTGATGAGCGCCCTGCGCGGCGAATAA
- the flgC gene encoding flagellar basal body rod protein FlgC: protein MSLSSVFNIAGSGMSAQSTRLNTISSNIANAETVSSSVDQTYRARHPVFATMLQQANGQPDQSLFAEQNQAGAGVQVLGVVEDQSELQARYEPNHPAANEEGYVYYPNVNVVEEMADMISASRSFQTNAELMNTAKTMLQKVLTLGQ from the coding sequence ATGTCCCTTAGCAGCGTATTCAATATTGCCGGCAGCGGCATGAGTGCTCAGAGCACGCGCCTGAACACCATCTCCAGCAACATTGCCAACGCCGAAACGGTGTCGTCCAGCGTTGACCAGACCTACCGCGCACGGCACCCGGTTTTCGCAACCATGCTCCAGCAGGCGAATGGTCAGCCGGACCAATCGCTATTCGCCGAGCAGAATCAGGCCGGTGCTGGGGTTCAGGTGCTTGGTGTGGTTGAAGACCAGAGTGAGCTACAAGCGCGCTATGAGCCTAACCATCCGGCGGCGAATGAAGAAGGGTACGTGTACTACCCGAACGTCAATGTCGTTGAAGAGATGGCTGACATGATTTCCGCGAGCCGTTCATTCCAGACTAATGCCGAGTTGATGAACACGGCCAAGACCATGCTTCAGAAAGTTCTGACCCTGGGTCAGTAA
- the flgD gene encoding flagellar hook assembly protein FlgD encodes MSTTGGVSGTGSVMDQYQIKDREVKSNDLGKNEFLELLVTQLNNQNPLEPQENGEFIAQLAQFSTVEGVEKLNSSMETMLSGYQSSQALQASSLVGRKVIVPTDKAVVDTSETFKASIVLPTTSSNVAVNIYDSSGTAVNRINMGPQEAGNVSFMWDGKDSSGKTLPPGTYRFEAQATYQGETKGLYTMLPANVDSVTLGQNGGELQLNLAGVGSIGLSKVQVIGQ; translated from the coding sequence ATGAGCACGACAGGCGGCGTTAGCGGTACCGGTTCGGTAATGGACCAATACCAGATCAAAGATCGCGAAGTAAAAAGCAATGATCTCGGCAAGAACGAGTTTCTTGAATTGCTGGTGACCCAGCTGAACAACCAGAACCCGCTGGAACCCCAGGAGAACGGCGAGTTCATTGCGCAGCTTGCCCAGTTCAGTACCGTTGAAGGGGTCGAGAAACTGAACTCGAGCATGGAAACCATGTTGTCCGGGTATCAGTCATCCCAAGCGTTGCAAGCGTCATCACTGGTCGGCCGCAAGGTAATAGTGCCAACCGATAAAGCCGTTGTGGATACCAGCGAAACCTTCAAAGCCAGCATCGTGCTTCCCACGACCAGCAGCAACGTGGCGGTCAATATTTATGACAGCTCGGGTACTGCAGTGAACCGGATCAACATGGGGCCGCAAGAGGCTGGCAATGTTTCATTCATGTGGGATGGCAAGGACTCGAGCGGCAAAACCTTGCCGCCCGGTACATACCGATTCGAAGCGCAGGCCACTTATCAAGGCGAGACGAAGGGGTTGTACACCATGCTTCCCGCCAACGTAGACAGCGTCACGCTTGGGCAGAACGGCGGGGAGCTGCAGCTCAACCTGGCCGGTGTGGGCAGTATTGGACTGTCGAAAGTCCAGGTCATTGGTCAGTAA
- the flgE gene encoding flagellar hook protein FlgE, with product MSFNIGLSGMRAASKDLNVTGNNIANAGTAGFKQSRAEFSDVYAASMGVGKNPVGSGVLLSNISQQFNQGNINYTQNALDLAINGNGFFQVSNNGALSYTRAGYFGTDKVGNIVDNFGYNLQGYTVDDNGNLQVGVVGNLQVKTNSQDPKATSQLAQTLNIDSTSKVPVTTPFNRTDPTTYNSSTSTNIYDTQGNAHVFTQYFVKDAANNWTMYALVDGKRPNFDANGAAYQDTPFAYDVEFDPAGKLSSLEPVDTTVGGFLVENPTSVGTNTGMLAFSQADWVPIIEQPAGSGVFVKNLATADPAGLSIDMRGSTQFASSFAVSSVSQNGYTTGELAGLEIDETGVIFARYTNGQSKMQGQIILADFANTQGLTPVGKTQWVQSFESGEPVRNPPGSGTLGALQAGALEDSNVELSDQLVNLIVAQRNYQANAKTIETESAITQTIINLR from the coding sequence ATGTCGTTCAATATCGGCCTAAGCGGCATGCGTGCCGCCAGCAAAGATCTCAATGTCACAGGTAACAACATCGCGAACGCTGGCACGGCGGGCTTCAAGCAGTCACGGGCGGAGTTTTCTGATGTTTATGCAGCCTCCATGGGTGTGGGTAAGAATCCGGTGGGCAGCGGTGTGTTGCTTTCTAATATTTCCCAGCAATTCAATCAAGGAAATATCAACTACACCCAAAATGCCCTTGATCTGGCTATCAACGGAAATGGTTTTTTCCAAGTCAGTAACAATGGAGCTTTAAGTTATACTCGTGCAGGTTATTTTGGTACCGACAAGGTTGGTAATATAGTCGATAATTTTGGATATAACCTGCAGGGCTATACGGTTGATGATAATGGGAATCTTCAGGTTGGTGTTGTGGGTAACTTGCAGGTTAAGACCAATAGTCAAGACCCCAAGGCGACTAGTCAGCTAGCGCAGACACTCAATATTGACTCAACTAGCAAGGTTCCCGTTACTACTCCTTTTAACCGCACGGACCCAACGACCTATAACTCATCCACGTCTACGAATATCTACGACACCCAAGGGAATGCGCATGTATTCACGCAGTATTTCGTCAAAGATGCTGCGAATAATTGGACCATGTACGCGCTCGTAGATGGCAAACGACCTAATTTTGACGCAAATGGGGCAGCGTATCAGGACACGCCATTTGCTTATGATGTTGAGTTTGATCCTGCGGGCAAGCTAAGTTCTTTAGAGCCGGTAGACACTACAGTTGGTGGTTTCCTAGTGGAAAATCCAACATCTGTTGGGACTAATACGGGTATGTTAGCCTTCAGTCAGGCTGATTGGGTTCCGATAATTGAACAACCCGCAGGATCTGGAGTTTTCGTTAAAAACTTGGCCACGGCCGATCCGGCCGGCTTAAGTATTGATATGCGAGGATCTACCCAGTTTGCGAGCTCGTTTGCAGTTAGCAGTGTTAGCCAAAACGGCTATACAACTGGTGAGTTGGCTGGTTTGGAGATAGACGAAACTGGAGTCATTTTCGCCCGGTACACCAACGGCCAATCCAAGATGCAAGGGCAGATTATCTTGGCGGACTTCGCTAATACACAGGGCCTAACGCCGGTAGGTAAAACGCAGTGGGTACAGTCGTTTGAATCTGGAGAGCCTGTACGAAACCCGCCGGGTAGCGGCACGCTAGGTGCCCTGCAAGCCGGCGCCCTTGAGGATTCCAACGTCGAGCTATCAGACCAGCTCGTCAACCTGATCGTGGCTCAGCGTAACTATCAGGCGAACGCCAAGACCATCGAAACTGAAAGCGCTATTACCCAGACGATCATCAATCTGCGTTGA
- the flgF gene encoding flagellar basal-body rod protein FlgF — MDKMLYVAMTGASQNARAQQAHANNLANISTTGFRRDFEQARSMQVFGDSFPARVYAMTERPGTDFSSGTLQETGRDLDVAVEGDGWIAVQAPDGGEAYARTGSLNIDTLGMLRTGDGLPVLGNAGPIAVPPDQKIDIGADGSISIRALGENPNVVVGVDRLKLVNPDPKQLEKGTDGLIRMKTGEAVEADAMVRVTSGFLEASNVNAVAEMTSMLALSRQFELHVKMMRTAEEDGAAAARVLQIS, encoded by the coding sequence ATGGACAAGATGCTCTATGTGGCAATGACGGGGGCGAGCCAGAACGCTCGAGCCCAGCAGGCACATGCCAACAACCTGGCAAACATCTCAACGACAGGCTTCCGTCGCGACTTCGAACAGGCTCGCTCGATGCAAGTGTTTGGTGACAGCTTTCCGGCACGTGTCTATGCAATGACCGAGCGCCCGGGCACTGATTTCAGCTCCGGCACCTTGCAGGAAACGGGTCGGGACCTGGATGTGGCAGTCGAGGGTGACGGCTGGATCGCCGTGCAAGCACCTGATGGCGGTGAAGCCTATGCCCGTACCGGCAGCCTCAATATTGACACCCTTGGCATGCTGCGGACCGGCGACGGTTTGCCGGTGCTCGGCAACGCCGGGCCGATTGCTGTGCCGCCAGATCAGAAAATCGACATTGGCGCAGACGGGTCCATCAGCATCCGCGCGCTGGGTGAAAACCCGAATGTGGTCGTCGGTGTTGACCGTTTGAAGCTGGTGAACCCTGACCCGAAGCAGCTGGAGAAGGGCACCGATGGCTTGATCCGAATGAAGACTGGTGAGGCCGTAGAGGCTGACGCCATGGTTCGTGTGACATCGGGCTTTCTCGAAGCCAGCAACGTCAATGCGGTGGCCGAGATGACTTCAATGCTCGCGCTGTCCCGCCAGTTCGAGCTTCACGTGAAAATGATGCGTACTGCCGAAGAAGATGGTGCCGCTGCGGCCCGAGTCTTGCAGATCAGCTAA
- the flgG gene encoding flagellar basal-body rod protein FlgG, which translates to MLPALWVSKTGLSAQDMNLTTISNNLANVSTTGFKKDRAEFQDLLYQIRRQPGGQSTQDSELPSGLQLGTGVRIVGTQKQFTAGSLQTTEQPLDMAINGRGFFQVLLPDGTVSYSRDGSFHLNAEGQIVTSNGYALEPAIVVPPETQTFTVGEDGTVSVTTLGNPAPQIIGNLQTADFVNPAGLQAMGSNLFLETAASGAPQVSTPGLNGLGTVLQNTLENSNVSVVEELVNMITTQRAYEMNSKVISTADQMLSFVTQQL; encoded by the coding sequence ATGCTTCCAGCACTGTGGGTCAGCAAGACCGGTTTGTCCGCACAGGACATGAACCTGACCACCATTTCCAACAACCTGGCTAACGTGTCCACCACCGGCTTCAAGAAAGACCGGGCCGAATTCCAGGACTTGCTTTATCAGATCCGCCGTCAGCCGGGCGGCCAGTCCACTCAGGACAGCGAACTGCCCTCAGGCCTCCAGCTTGGTACGGGTGTTCGCATCGTCGGTACGCAGAAGCAATTCACTGCTGGCAGCCTGCAAACGACCGAGCAACCGCTCGATATGGCGATCAACGGCCGCGGCTTCTTTCAGGTCCTGCTGCCAGACGGCACGGTTTCCTACTCGCGTGACGGCAGCTTCCATCTGAATGCCGAAGGCCAGATCGTAACGTCCAACGGCTATGCCCTGGAGCCTGCGATCGTCGTGCCGCCGGAAACCCAGACATTTACCGTGGGCGAGGACGGCACCGTCTCCGTGACGACTCTCGGGAACCCGGCCCCGCAGATCATCGGCAACCTGCAGACCGCTGACTTCGTCAACCCGGCGGGCCTGCAAGCCATGGGCAGCAACCTGTTTCTGGAGACCGCAGCGAGTGGCGCTCCCCAGGTGAGCACACCTGGCCTCAACGGTCTGGGCACCGTTCTGCAAAACACATTGGAAAACTCCAACGTCAGCGTCGTTGAAGAACTGGTGAACATGATCACCACTCAGCGCGCCTATGAGATGAACTCGAAGGTCATCTCCACGGCCGATCAAATGCTGTCTTTCGTTACCCAGCAGCTGTAA
- the flgH gene encoding flagellar basal body L-ring protein FlgH, whose product MRRLPIVLPLMSAVILTGCMAPAPKPNDPYYSPVLPRTPLPAAQNNGAIYQVGFETNLYDDRKAYRVGDIITVTLNEKTQASKNSNSKISKDSSANIGLGSLFGGAVAIANPLAGSGLLTGDKLGLGAEYDASRDTSGSGQAGQSNSLSGSITVTVSDVLPNGILAIRGEKWMTLNTGDELVRIAGLVRSDDIATDNTVPSTRIADARITYSGTGAFADASQPGWLDRFFISPLWPF is encoded by the coding sequence ATGCGCCGCTTGCCGATTGTTCTTCCGCTGATGTCCGCTGTGATCCTGACCGGTTGCATGGCGCCAGCTCCGAAGCCCAATGACCCGTACTATTCACCTGTGTTGCCTCGCACGCCGTTGCCGGCTGCGCAGAACAACGGGGCGATCTATCAGGTTGGCTTCGAGACCAACCTGTATGACGATCGTAAGGCTTATCGGGTTGGGGACATCATTACGGTCACCCTCAACGAGAAGACCCAGGCAAGCAAGAACTCGAACTCGAAAATCTCCAAGGACAGCAGTGCCAACATCGGTCTCGGGTCGTTGTTTGGCGGCGCGGTTGCAATAGCCAATCCGCTGGCCGGCAGCGGTCTGCTTACCGGCGACAAGCTGGGCCTGGGTGCGGAATACGATGCGTCACGTGATACCTCCGGTTCCGGTCAGGCAGGGCAGAGCAACAGTCTCTCCGGTTCGATCACCGTGACCGTCTCGGACGTGCTGCCCAACGGCATCCTGGCGATCCGCGGCGAGAAGTGGATGACGCTGAACACCGGCGACGAGCTGGTGCGCATAGCTGGGCTGGTGCGCTCGGATGATATCGCCACCGACAACACCGTTCCTTCGACCCGTATCGCTGATGCACGCATTACCTACTCTGGCACCGGCGCCTTCGCCGATGCCAGCCAGCCTGGTTGGCTGGACCGTTTCTTCATCAGCCCGTTGTGGCCGTTCTAA
- a CDS encoding flagellar basal body P-ring protein FlgI: protein MKLFSSIIVAVLCLTAVPVHAERLKDIATIQGVRSNQLIGYGLVVGLNGSGDQTTQTPFTVQTFNNMMAQFGIKVPAGGNVQLKNVAAVSIHADLPPFAKPGQTIDITVSSIGNAKSLRGGSLLMAPLKGIDGNVYAIAQGNLVVGGFDAGGADGSRITVNIPSAGRIPGGATVERPVPSAFNQGSTLTMNLNRPDFTTAKNIVDHINELLGPGVAQALDGGSISITAPLDPSQRVDYLSILENLEVDVGQAIAKVIINSRTGTIVIGQNVRVQPAAVTHGSLTVTISEDPQVSQPNPLSDGQTIVVPNSKVKAEQEAKPMFKFGPGTTLDEIVRAVNQVGAAPSDLMAILEALKQAGALQADLIVI, encoded by the coding sequence ATGAAATTGTTCAGCTCGATCATAGTTGCCGTGCTGTGCCTGACCGCCGTTCCGGTTCATGCCGAGCGGCTGAAGGACATCGCAACCATCCAGGGCGTGCGTAGCAACCAGTTGATCGGCTACGGCCTGGTGGTCGGCCTCAATGGCAGTGGCGACCAGACCACCCAGACGCCATTCACCGTGCAGACCTTCAACAACATGATGGCGCAGTTCGGCATCAAGGTTCCGGCCGGCGGCAACGTTCAGCTGAAGAACGTGGCTGCCGTGTCGATCCATGCTGACCTGCCGCCCTTCGCCAAGCCCGGCCAGACGATCGACATCACGGTGTCCTCGATCGGCAACGCCAAGAGCCTGCGCGGCGGTAGCCTGTTGATGGCGCCGCTTAAAGGTATTGACGGCAACGTATACGCCATCGCCCAGGGCAACCTGGTCGTCGGTGGCTTCGATGCGGGTGGTGCGGATGGTTCGCGCATTACCGTCAACATTCCTTCCGCCGGGCGTATCCCGGGCGGTGCAACGGTCGAGCGGCCGGTGCCGAGCGCGTTCAATCAGGGCAGCACGCTGACCATGAACCTCAATCGTCCGGACTTCACCACCGCCAAGAACATCGTCGACCACATCAACGAGCTGCTTGGCCCAGGCGTGGCGCAGGCGCTCGACGGCGGCTCGATCAGCATCACCGCACCTCTGGATCCGAGTCAGCGCGTCGACTATCTGTCGATCCTGGAAAACCTCGAAGTCGATGTGGGTCAGGCAATCGCCAAAGTCATTATCAACTCGCGTACCGGCACCATCGTGATTGGGCAGAACGTGCGGGTTCAGCCAGCTGCGGTGACGCATGGCAGCCTGACCGTGACCATTTCCGAAGATCCGCAGGTCAGTCAGCCGAATCCGCTTTCGGACGGCCAGACTATTGTCGTGCCCAACTCAAAGGTAAAAGCCGAGCAGGAAGCCAAGCCGATGTTCAAGTTCGGCCCCGGCACAACGCTCGACGAGATCGTTCGCGCTGTGAATCAGGTTGGTGCTGCCCCCAGTGATTTGATGGCAATTCTGGAAGCGCTCAAGCAAGCCGGTGCGCTGCAAGCCGACCTGATCGTTATCTGA